A segment of the Pirellulales bacterium genome:
CGGCGGTAGCACGGCCAGCGAACTCGGCATCCGTCGCGATACGGCGGCTGACACGGGGCCGATCCTCTCCGGCGATCTGGATCCGGTCGTCACCCGGACGACGCGGTTGGACGACATTCTCGGCACTCGGGCCCGCGCCCGAGTGCGTTCGGCCGGTGCGGACAACGACTTGATCATCACGGCCCGCGACCGCGGCGTCGACTTCAACGACGTGACGGTGCGGTTCGTAGACGGCGGCGGCGCGGCGTTCGGTTTCGAAACGGCCGTCTACGACGACAGCGACCCGCTCAACAAGACCTTGACCGTCACGATTGCGTCCGGCCTATCGTCGGCCCAGCAGGTGATCAACGCAATTAACGCCACGGCCCAGTTTTCCGCCGAACTGGACCCGCGCGAGACGGGCAACGACGGCAGCGGCAAATTGCTCGACTCGCTCGCCGAGCCCGCCAATGTAACCGTGACGAGTGGCGGCTCGGGCGTCGAGCTCGATCAATCGTCGGGGCTCCTGGTGACGAACAACAATCGCACCACGGTGATCGATTTTCCACAGGCCGAGACGGTCGAGGATCTGCTCAATGCGATCAACGGCTCGGCCGCCGACCTCCAGGCGGAGATCAATGCCGCAGGTACGGGCATCAACGTGCGCTCGCGGACCAGCGGCGCCGATTTCACCATTGGCGAGAACGGCGGAACTACCGCGACCGACTTGGGACTGCGGACATTGCATGCCGGCACGTTGCTGTCGAGCTTGAACTATGGCCGAGGGGTCCCCACGGTCGAGGGCGCCGATCTGACCATCGTTCGCAACGACGGCGTCGAGCTGGCGATTGATCTGACCGGCGCCGTGACGGTGCAGGACGTCTTGGACCGCATCAACAATCACGTCGACAACCCGGCGGGTGCCAGCCACTTGACCGCCGAGTTCGTCGACGTGGGCAACGGCATCCGGCTGGTCGACGACAATCAGCACCTTCCCGACCAGCTGACCATTCGCCGGGCCAACCTCAGCGAAGCGGCCTGGGCGCTAGGGCTGATCCCGCGCGGCAGCGACGAATCTACGGCCACGAGCCCCGCCGTCGCGGCCACGGCGACGCTCGCGCTGCCGGGTGCGAACAACGACATTCTGCTCACCGCCGAAACGCCGGGGACGGCGCTGAACGACTATGTGATCAGCTTCGTCGACACGGGACTGGGACCGGGCTCGGAGAACCTGGCGGTCAGTACGACGCTCAAGACGATCGTCGTGGGCATAGACCCGGCGACGACGACGGCCCAAGACGTGATCGACCTGATCTCGGTTCACCCCGTGGCAGGACAACTGTTCAACGCGACGCTTGTCTCGACCGACGGGACGCCGAACGACGGGAGCGGTCTGATCACCGACCTCGCGGCTACGTCGACCACCGCCGGCGGCGAACCCGAGTTGCTCGACGGTACCGACGTCAATCCGCTCGAGACGTCCGGCGTCTTTACGGCGCTGGTCCGGCTGCGGGCCGCGCTGGAAACCAACAACACCTCGGAAATCGAACGCTCCATCGAATTGCTCGACGACGCGCAGTCGCAGCTCAATTTTTCTCGCGCCGACCTGGGCACCAGGCAGCAGGCGCTCGACGACATGCAGTTGCGGCTCGAGGATGAAGACATCGAGCTCAAAGACTCGCTATCGAACGAGCTCGATATCGACCTGGCCCAGGCGTTCTCCGAATATACGGCGCGCCAGGCGGCTTTTCAGGCCGCGCTGCAAATGATTGGCCAGCTCAAGCAGCTCACGCTGCTCGACTATCTGTAAGCATCCAGGGCTCCGGGGGAAGCAGGCCTTTGCGGCACGTGGCCCCGCAAGGTAGGCACGTCGCCTCGGGGCGCTGACCAGCGGCGGCCGGATCACCAATTCGCCCCGGACACCCGGTTGGCGCCTACGCCAGGGCGTTCCCGGACTCGACCGACCACGTCGGCAAATGGGGAGCGGGCCCCGCTTGCTGGCCCCGTGTCGGCGTCGGCGACGGAGTCTCGGGTCGATAGGGATGATGGCCGTTCGCAAAGTCGATCAGCCGGCCCTGATGTTCGATCAGGATCTGGCGCGGCTGAATCCCGTGTCGCTGCATCTCCAGCGCAATGTCGTGGACGCGCCACTGCGTCGCGACCAGCACCACGTCGACCGGGTGGTTCAGCAAGTAATCGCGATGGCGGATCTCCTGGCCCGTGCCGGGCACGTAGGTCCCGGCCTTGTCCGCATCGGAGTCGACGACCAGCGGAAAGCGAGCGGCATCGAGTGCGTATTGGTTGATGAACGCCGCGGCTTTGCCGGTGCCACCCCAGATCGCGATGCGCTGACCGCTCCGAGCCAGTTGGGTCAACTCGTCGCGAACGCGCGCGCTGGCCGTGGCGGCCTGCCGGGCAAAGGCCAACGCTTCGTGCGCGGTTTGCGTCTGCCTGAGTAGCGGCGCGAACCGGGCAAGGCCATAGACGACCTCGTCGTTGTAGCCGCGCTCGACGAGCTCGACCTGCGAGGCACAGCGCGCCAGCAGCCGGCCGAACGATTGGCTGGTGAAATGAGAGTTGTGCTCATAGAAGAAGTCGACCGTCCGGCCCAGGGCCAGGGCTCGATCGATGCACGGCACCTCGATGAACAGGCGCGTTTCGACTCCTTCCCAGCTCGCGGCAAACGCCAGCGACTGGAGAAAGCCCAGCGGGTTGGTCAGATGCTCGAGCACGTGCCGGCTCACAATCAGGTCGGGCCGGAATTCGGCCATGTGCACGGCCGGGTCGAACAACGCGGCGTGCACTTCGATCCCGGCATCGTGATGGCGCGTGTCGGGAACCGCGTGCGGATCGAATCCGACATAGCGTCCCTGGGGACGTAGTTCGGCGAGCGAGCGCAGCAGGTGCGCGTCACCGCAGCCGACCTCGACGATCGTGGGCGCGGCGGGCAAGGGGGCCAGCATCAAGGTGGCCACGCGGTGCAGATGGGTGCCCCAGGTGCGTCCGCGATTGAACATCAGATTGGGTTTGTCGGAATAGGGTACCGCCGTGTAGTCGAACGCGCGATTGAAGACATGACCGCAATCGACGCACCTGACGAAGTCGAGCGGCAGACGCCGCATGGCTGCGGCGGCGGCGCTGCTGCGCGGCCACGCCAGAGTCGTCAGCGGCTGGTGTCCACCGTGATAGAAAGGCACCGCGACATGGTGCGCACACGCTGGGCACGTGCAGGCCAGCAACAACTCGGAGAGGTTCGTACGCGGCCCAGCTCGTTCGTCCATGCTCATTCTCGACACCTTCCCTGCTTCGTGCGATTCAATGCCGCTGCGGAGTTTGACGTGCGGCCTGCAACAGGAACGCCTCGAACTCACCCATCAAGGCGCGGTCTTCGAACAGTTCGTGGCGAGCCGCGAGAATGCGATTGCTCACCTGGCGGCGCCATTCTCCGTCGGTTCCCAGCCGCACGGCCTGTTCGACGAATTCTTCGGCGGACGTCGCAATGCAATCGCGCACGCCCAACTGCTCATAACAGCCGTAGGTCACGCGTGATCGCAAATAGGCGCCTGGCAGCGTGACGATCGGGATCCCCAGCCCCAACCCTTCGTAGGCCGTGTTGCCGCCGCCGAAATGCAACGGGTCGAGCAGCACGTCGGCGTGGCTGAGGAGATGCAAGAAATCGCTCGTCGAGACACGCGGCACAAACACGATCCGATCGCTCACAGGACCGAGCCCGGCCCGAAAGCGTTCGCGCAGCGTGACGTTCCAGCGTGTCTGCATGGCTTCGACCAGGACGATTCGCGCCCGCGGGTCGCGGCGGAGAATCTCGCCCATCAGCGCATCGAAGTCCGGGTGGAATTTGAACAGGCTTTGCGGGCACATGTAGAGCGTGCCGTCGGCCGGCAGTCCGAATGCGCTGCGTGGGCGCCGCGCGCCGGAGAGCTGCGGCCGGTAGTAATACGACGGCAGCCGTGAGAGTCGCACCAATTGTTCGGTGTATTCCTGTTCGCTTCCCGGCGGTTCCAGCGAGGCGTTCGAGAGGAAATAGTCCATCGCCGGACTGGCGGTGGTGACCGGATGGCCCCAACCGACGACCTGCACGGGCGCGAGCCGCCGGTAGGCCAAGGACGTGACCAGCGGGTCCATACCGACGTCCGTATAGAACAGGACGTCGAGTTTCAAACTACGAATCATCTCGGCCGAGGCCGCGAGTTGTTCGGGGATTTCCAGCGTCCGATCGGCAGCTCCCTGGATAAAGCGCGCCAGATCGTCCTCGTAGTGTCCGCGCGAAACGACCGTGACGTCGAACAGCGGGCGCGACAGTTCGGCGATGAAGCCCTGGTTCAATCGTCCGATCGTATGGTTCTTGAACAACCGTGAGATGAAGCCGATCCGGATCGGACGATCGACGCCGGCCGCTCCTGGCTCCACGTCTAGCGGTACGTTCGCAGGGCGGTAACACCGCGCCGCCTTTTCGAGCAGGCAGCGCACCGAGTCGCCTTGATAGGCCAGGTAAAACAGCGACGGGAGCGTGTCGCGCTCGGCGTCGAGTTGCACACCGTCGGCGACCAACTGGTCGATGGCCGAAGTGATCTGCGCGCGCGCTTGGATTTGCTGTTCGATCGACGAGTAGACCGGCGGCAGCAAACTGGCCATCACCATCCGCAGCCGCGCCGACGGCCGCAGCCGCTCCGCCTGGCGATAGTGCGCGAGGGCCCGGGGCAGGTCATCGAGCTCGTGAAATGCGTCGGCCAGGTTCTGGTGGGCCAAGGCGTGTTGGGGTTCGATCGCCAGCGCGGCTTGATAGTAAGGCACCGATTCCGCCACGCGGCCGGCCGCATGGAGCAAGGCCCCGAGATTGTTTTGGGCCGACGCAAAGCGGGGATTGAGCTCCAGAGCCTTGGCATAGGCCTCGGCGGCCTCGGTTTCGCGCCCCAGGCTGCGCAGCGCCGAGCCCAGGCTGTCATAGGCGTCGGCGTACGTGGGTTTCAGGCGGATCGCCAGATGAAAGCACTCGATCGCGCGGGTGAAGTCACCGCGCGACATGTGGACCAGTCCGAGGTTGTTCTGTCCCTCGGCATAGTCGGGTCGCAACTCGATCGCCCGTAACTGCTGCGCGAGTGCCTCGTCGATACGGCCGACGCTGCGCAATGCGTTGCCCAGGTTGCTATGGGCCTCGGCATAATCGGGCCGCAGCCGAATGGCCCGCTCGGCGTGTTGGATCGCCTCGTCGAGCCGCCCCAGCCGTTTGCACGCTACGGCCAAGTTGTTATGGGCATGGGCCAGGTTGGGATTAATCGAGATCGACTGGCGATAGCAGGCAATGGCCTCGTCGAGTCGCCCGAGCGACTGCAGGGCAGCACCCAGGTTCGCGCGGACGTAGGCATTCGACGGCGCATGCCGCGCGGCGCGCTGGAGCAGTTGCAGGGCCTGTTCAAACTCGCCGCGCTCGTAGGCCCGGAGCCCCAGGAACTGCAGGGCATCGGGCTGCGACGAATTTTGCTGCAGCATCTGGCGGTAGAGCTGCTCGGCCTGGGCCATCCGCCCGGTTTGCTGGTATTGACGGGCGGCGGCAAGCTTTGCGCGCAGGCTGGCCATGCTGATTATTCCGCGGACGACGAGATGGCACTTCCTTCATCGGCACTTGTCTGTGAGCTCTGAGGATGCAATTCGGGGAAACGGCTACCAGCGTCGCGCGACAGCACGTTTTCGCCGCCCAGAAACTCGCGGCAACAGGCAAGGTTTGCCAAAACCGGCGGCCTTGCTAGCAGGGCTAGCAAATCGTGTTGGTTTTTCCGATAGCCCTTTGCGCTGTGCGGCCGATGTAGCCAAAGAATGCTTCGCGGCAAGGTCGCGGGCGGGCCGCACGCTCAGGAACCGGCATCGACGCCGGAGCCCGGACGAGCAGTTCCCGCGATCGTTGAAGCCGCGCACCCTCGGTTGCGAGGGAGCAAGCCAAGGAAGGTTCGGAGCAATCGCCATGGAAATCGCCACGACACGGTTTGGCTCGATTCCGATCGAAGTCGAGGACATTCT
Coding sequences within it:
- a CDS encoding methyltransferase domain-containing protein, whose product is MDERAGPRTNLSELLLACTCPACAHHVAVPFYHGGHQPLTTLAWPRSSAAAAAMRRLPLDFVRCVDCGHVFNRAFDYTAVPYSDKPNLMFNRGRTWGTHLHRVATLMLAPLPAAPTIVEVGCGDAHLLRSLAELRPQGRYVGFDPHAVPDTRHHDAGIEVHAALFDPAVHMAEFRPDLIVSRHVLEHLTNPLGFLQSLAFAASWEGVETRLFIEVPCIDRALALGRTVDFFYEHNSHFTSQSFGRLLARCASQVELVERGYNDEVVYGLARFAPLLRQTQTAHEALAFARQAATASARVRDELTQLARSGQRIAIWGGTGKAAAFINQYALDAARFPLVVDSDADKAGTYVPGTGQEIRHRDYLLNHPVDVVLVATQWRVHDIALEMQRHGIQPRQILIEHQGRLIDFANGHHPYRPETPSPTPTRGQQAGPAPHLPTWSVESGNALA
- the flgL gene encoding flagellar hook-associated protein FlgL; translation: MPGITPIPSTRISDQLVRQRLLTQVQVDQAALLRIQSQVSTGRRIETPSDDAPAALRAVQLQRLLERSGQVQTNLKTNQSYLSASDTALGNVSTQLTAIRGTAISVVGSTATDAERQAAAIEVDRALQQLVDIGNHRFRGRALFAGGNPTITPYEHSGGTVRYAGDEVKLQSYSDLDLLFDTNLHGVEVFGGLSDQVISVANFNPSITLDTKLADLRGGQGITPGSVSVSDGTSTRLVDLTKAETVGDIVRLLEANPPTNRQLLVTLSDSGLEVQLDAAGGGALTIHEAGGGSTASELGIRRDTAADTGPILSGDLDPVVTRTTRLDDILGTRARARVRSAGADNDLIITARDRGVDFNDVTVRFVDGGGAAFGFETAVYDDSDPLNKTLTVTIASGLSSAQQVINAINATAQFSAELDPRETGNDGSGKLLDSLAEPANVTVTSGGSGVELDQSSGLLVTNNNRTTVIDFPQAETVEDLLNAINGSAADLQAEINAAGTGINVRSRTSGADFTIGENGGTTATDLGLRTLHAGTLLSSLNYGRGVPTVEGADLTIVRNDGVELAIDLTGAVTVQDVLDRINNHVDNPAGASHLTAEFVDVGNGIRLVDDNQHLPDQLTIRRANLSEAAWALGLIPRGSDESTATSPAVAATATLALPGANNDILLTAETPGTALNDYVISFVDTGLGPGSENLAVSTTLKTIVVGIDPATTTAQDVIDLISVHPVAGQLFNATLVSTDGTPNDGSGLITDLAATSTTAGGEPELLDGTDVNPLETSGVFTALVRLRAALETNNTSEIERSIELLDDAQSQLNFSRADLGTRQQALDDMQLRLEDEDIELKDSLSNELDIDLAQAFSEYTARQAAFQAALQMIGQLKQLTLLDYL
- a CDS encoding tetratricopeptide repeat protein, translated to MASLRAKLAAARQYQQTGRMAQAEQLYRQMLQQNSSQPDALQFLGLRAYERGEFEQALQLLQRAARHAPSNAYVRANLGAALQSLGRLDEAIACYRQSISINPNLAHAHNNLAVACKRLGRLDEAIQHAERAIRLRPDYAEAHSNLGNALRSVGRIDEALAQQLRAIELRPDYAEGQNNLGLVHMSRGDFTRAIECFHLAIRLKPTYADAYDSLGSALRSLGRETEAAEAYAKALELNPRFASAQNNLGALLHAAGRVAESVPYYQAALAIEPQHALAHQNLADAFHELDDLPRALAHYRQAERLRPSARLRMVMASLLPPVYSSIEQQIQARAQITSAIDQLVADGVQLDAERDTLPSLFYLAYQGDSVRCLLEKAARCYRPANVPLDVEPGAAGVDRPIRIGFISRLFKNHTIGRLNQGFIAELSRPLFDVTVVSRGHYEDDLARFIQGAADRTLEIPEQLAASAEMIRSLKLDVLFYTDVGMDPLVTSLAYRRLAPVQVVGWGHPVTTASPAMDYFLSNASLEPPGSEQEYTEQLVRLSRLPSYYYRPQLSGARRPRSAFGLPADGTLYMCPQSLFKFHPDFDALMGEILRRDPRARIVLVEAMQTRWNVTLRERFRAGLGPVSDRIVFVPRVSTSDFLHLLSHADVLLDPLHFGGGNTAYEGLGLGIPIVTLPGAYLRSRVTYGCYEQLGVRDCIATSAEEFVEQAVRLGTDGEWRRQVSNRILAARHELFEDRALMGEFEAFLLQAARQTPQRH